A single uncultured Acetobacterium sp. DNA region contains:
- a CDS encoding CoA-disulfide reductase — MKKILIVGGVAGGATAAARLRRLSEEDEIILFERDEYISFANCGLPYYIGDVIKDRKKLLVQTVEGMSKRFNLDIRNFSEVIAIDPVAKTVEVKNHQTGKTYSETYDKLILSPGAKPIAPPIPGLSEAKNVLTLRNIPDTDKIKAVVDSGKVRRAVVIGGGFIGVEMAENLQELGANVTLVEKMNQVLKPLDFEMAQLVHQEINANCVNLILEDGVDHFQKEGTEVVLESGRVLEADLVILAIGVVPENGLAKQANLKCGPRGHIVTTENYEVFNAEGDTVDPDIFAIGDAIEVKDFVTGNQTAIPLAWPANRQGRVVADYINGKTVRNLGIQGTAVAKVFNKTIASTGNNAAQLDMKKVDYQIVVAHRANHAGYYPHSTNIALKLLYDPKTLKILGAQAVGQDGTEKRIDVIASAMKMGATVLDLQDFELCYAPPFSSAKDPVNILGYIAENIEDGVYKTVEWYEIDDVIAKGGFLLDVRSPVEVSAGAIKGAVNIELDSLRDRIAEIPIAKDAPIYVTCQVGQRAYLAIRILKGNGFTNIYNLAGGYSTYKTAHYKLAELNFTVGECIAKKDDSDDGDIDQGGKGNDVIKKKVDVTGLQCPGPLMATYDAIKSVDSGDLVQIIATDFGFVSDIKSWCETNGHTLVSQETEGKSYISVIRKGNEGEACSLMPTVSTQKNATLVVFSGELDKVLASMIIAQGAAAQGKNVTLFFTFWGLNALRKRDGKGHNKTFIEKMFGAMMPKGAVKLPLSTMNMLGAGPAMIKGIMKKKHVDDLDTMIKKAQNAGVRFIACTMSMDLMGIKEEELIEGIEYAGVGTYIASNENAGTTLFV, encoded by the coding sequence ATGAAAAAGATTTTGATTGTTGGGGGCGTCGCCGGTGGTGCGACTGCGGCAGCCCGATTACGACGTTTAAGTGAAGAGGATGAGATCATCTTGTTTGAACGGGATGAATACATCTCATTTGCCAATTGTGGTCTGCCCTATTATATCGGGGATGTAATTAAGGATCGCAAAAAACTATTGGTGCAAACCGTTGAAGGGATGTCCAAACGTTTTAACCTGGATATTCGCAATTTCAGTGAAGTGATTGCCATTGATCCGGTTGCCAAAACCGTTGAAGTGAAAAATCATCAAACCGGAAAAACATATAGCGAAACCTATGACAAGCTGATTTTATCACCGGGGGCAAAACCCATTGCACCACCGATTCCCGGGTTGTCAGAAGCAAAAAATGTTTTAACTTTACGAAACATCCCGGATACTGATAAAATTAAAGCCGTTGTTGACAGTGGCAAGGTGCGCCGGGCGGTGGTCATCGGCGGCGGTTTTATTGGTGTGGAAATGGCCGAGAATCTCCAGGAACTGGGCGCTAATGTTACCCTGGTGGAAAAAATGAATCAGGTGTTAAAACCGTTAGATTTTGAAATGGCGCAGCTGGTCCATCAGGAAATCAATGCCAATTGTGTCAATCTCATCTTAGAAGATGGGGTGGATCATTTCCAGAAAGAAGGAACCGAAGTGGTTCTCGAAAGCGGCCGCGTGCTGGAAGCCGATCTGGTCATTTTAGCCATTGGCGTTGTTCCAGAAAATGGGCTGGCCAAGCAGGCAAATCTGAAGTGTGGACCTCGGGGTCACATCGTGACAACTGAAAATTATGAAGTGTTTAATGCCGAAGGCGACACTGTTGATCCGGATATTTTTGCCATCGGTGATGCGATTGAGGTAAAAGATTTTGTTACTGGGAATCAAACGGCCATCCCGCTGGCTTGGCCGGCTAATCGACAGGGACGAGTCGTTGCGGATTACATCAATGGAAAAACGGTTCGTAATTTGGGCATTCAGGGAACGGCAGTGGCAAAGGTATTTAACAAAACGATTGCCTCAACCGGAAATAATGCTGCCCAACTGGATATGAAAAAAGTTGACTATCAAATTGTGGTCGCTCATCGAGCCAATCATGCTGGCTATTATCCCCATTCAACTAACATTGCCTTAAAGTTGTTGTATGATCCCAAAACCCTTAAAATTCTCGGTGCTCAGGCTGTTGGACAGGATGGCACTGAAAAACGGATTGATGTGATTGCCTCAGCCATGAAAATGGGGGCGACGGTTCTGGATCTTCAAGACTTTGAACTCTGTTATGCACCACCCTTCTCATCTGCTAAAGATCCGGTCAATATCCTCGGCTATATTGCTGAAAATATTGAAGACGGTGTGTACAAAACCGTTGAGTGGTATGAAATTGACGATGTTATCGCCAAAGGCGGATTTTTATTGGATGTGCGATCACCGGTTGAAGTCAGTGCCGGTGCCATCAAAGGAGCCGTCAATATTGAACTGGATAGTTTAAGAGATCGAATTGCTGAAATTCCTATTGCCAAGGATGCTCCCATTTATGTGACCTGTCAGGTGGGACAACGGGCCTACCTTGCCATTCGGATATTAAAAGGCAACGGCTTTACCAATATATACAATCTGGCTGGGGGCTACAGCACTTATAAAACAGCTCATTACAAGCTGGCCGAACTAAACTTTACTGTGGGCGAGTGCATTGCTAAAAAAGATGACTCTGATGATGGAGATATCGATCAGGGTGGAAAAGGAAACGACGTGATTAAGAAAAAAGTTGATGTAACTGGACTTCAATGTCCAGGGCCGCTGATGGCCACCTATGATGCCATAAAAAGCGTGGACTCAGGCGATCTGGTGCAGATTATCGCAACCGATTTTGGTTTTGTCAGTGATATTAAAAGTTGGTGTGAAACAAACGGTCATACCTTAGTATCTCAGGAAACCGAAGGAAAAAGCTATATCAGTGTGATCCGTAAAGGTAATGAAGGGGAAGCTTGCAGTTTGATGCCCACAGTTTCAACCCAGAAAAATGCTACTCTGGTAGTTTTTAGCGGCGAACTGGATAAGGTTTTGGCATCGATGATTATTGCCCAGGGCGCAGCCGCTCAGGGAAAGAATGTCACCCTCTTTTTCACCTTCTGGGGACTCAATGCTCTTAGGAAAAGAGATGGTAAAGGACATAACAAAACCTTTATTGAAAAAATGTTTGGCGCAATGATGCCCAAAGGCGCTGTAAAACTGCCACTTTCAACAATGAATATGTTGGGTGCCGGTCCCGCCATGATTAAAGGAATTATGAAAAAGAAACATGTGGATGATCTGGATACGATGATCAAAAAAGCGCAAAATGCTGGGGTGCGTTTTATCGCCTGCACCATGAGTATGGACCTGATGGGGATAAAAGAAGAGGAACTCATTGAGGGTATTGAATATGCCGGTGTGGGAACCTACATCGCCAGCAATGAAAATGCCGGAACGACTTTATTCGTCTGA
- a CDS encoding carboxymuconolactone decarboxylase family protein: MKKPFINPPKRIPFLLKMGLYIAKKETGKDLMPARLLTWYPRAAIGSGVLEMMTAKGKDNQEIRLLNLVRLQASLICSCSFCIDMNAVGIVKNGITEEELLVLQGKRAVQSVHTFTLRELLALEYAICLSSTPPDLTEKFIENLIREFTEKEIVMLASTIASVNYWARLNQGLGIPPAGFSDHCLLYNNNK, encoded by the coding sequence ATGAAAAAACCCTTTATAAATCCACCCAAAAGAATTCCCTTTTTACTTAAAATGGGATTGTATATAGCAAAAAAAGAAACCGGTAAAGACTTGATGCCAGCGCGTCTATTAACGTGGTATCCGAGAGCTGCCATCGGTTCTGGTGTATTGGAAATGATGACTGCAAAAGGGAAAGATAATCAGGAGATTCGGCTGCTTAATTTGGTCAGGCTCCAGGCATCATTGATCTGTTCCTGTTCGTTTTGCATTGACATGAACGCTGTCGGGATCGTCAAAAATGGGATAACGGAGGAAGAGTTATTAGTTTTGCAAGGCAAACGAGCGGTGCAATCTGTTCACACATTCACCCTACGCGAGCTGTTGGCTCTTGAATATGCCATCTGCTTGTCAAGTACACCACCAGATCTTACTGAAAAATTCATTGAAAACTTAATCAGAGAATTCACTGAAAAAGAAATCGTGATGTTGGCAAGTACCATTGCAAGTGTCAATTATTGGGCGAGGTTGAATCAGGGGTTAGGGATACCACCAGCAGGATTCAGTGACCACTGTTTGCTCTATAATAACAATAAATAA
- a CDS encoding FAD-dependent oxidoreductase, translating into MKKIVIVGGVAGGATAAARLRRLSENDEIILFERDEYISFANCGLPYYIGDVIRDRNKLLVQTVAGMSKRFNLDIRNFSEVTFIDTIGKTVEVKNHQTGETYRESYDKLILSPGAKPIAPPIPGLSEASNVLTLRNIPDTDKIKKVIDNGKVKRAVVIGGGFIGVEMAENLRGLGINVTLVEKLNQVMKPLDFEMAQLVHQELNAHGVNLILEDGVDHFQDRGTEVVLESGRVLAADLVILAIGVIPENGLAKSANLKCGPRGHIVTTENYEVLNAENDAVNSDIFAIGDAIEVKDFVTGHQTAIALAWPANRQGRVVADYINGKTIRNVGIQGTAVAKVFNKVIAATGNNAAQLTMKKIPYQVVVAHRSNHAGYYPNATNIALKLLYDPKTMKILGAQAVGQEGTEKRIDVIASAMKMGATVLDLQDFELCYAPPFSSAKDPVNVLGYIAENIIDGVYKTVEWYEIDEIVATGGFLLDVRSPGEVRAGGINGAVNIELDALRNRIDEIPIAKDAPIYVTCQVGQRTYYAIRILQGNGFTNIYNLAGGYSTYQTAHYKLAELDFTVGE; encoded by the coding sequence ATGAAAAAGATAGTAATTGTCGGCGGTGTCGCCGGCGGAGCAACAGCTGCTGCGCGATTGCGTCGGTTAAGTGAGAACGATGAGATTATTCTGTTTGAACGGGATGAGTACATCTCATTTGCCAATTGCGGTTTGCCCTATTATATTGGGGATGTGATCAGGGATCGAAATAAACTGCTGGTTCAGACCGTGGCAGGAATGTCCAAACGGTTTAATCTGGATATTCGGAATTTCAGCGAAGTGACTTTCATCGATACGATTGGTAAAACGGTGGAAGTCAAAAACCATCAGACCGGAGAAACGTATCGGGAAAGTTATGACAAACTGATTCTGTCACCCGGGGCCAAGCCCATTGCACCCCCGATTCCCGGACTGTCCGAAGCCTCCAATGTGCTGACTCTGCGAAACATTCCTGATACTGATAAAATAAAAAAAGTGATCGACAACGGCAAGGTGAAACGGGCAGTCGTCATTGGCGGCGGTTTCATTGGCGTTGAAATGGCCGAGAACCTGCGGGGTCTGGGCATCAATGTCACCCTGGTGGAAAAACTGAACCAGGTGATGAAACCATTGGATTTTGAAATGGCACAACTTGTCCATCAGGAACTCAATGCCCATGGGGTCAATCTGATTCTGGAAGATGGGGTTGATCATTTTCAGGATCGAGGAACTGAAGTAGTTTTGGAAAGCGGCAGGGTGCTGGCGGCTGATCTGGTGATTCTGGCCATTGGTGTCATTCCTGAAAATGGCCTGGCCAAAAGTGCGAACCTCAAATGCGGTCCCCGCGGTCATATTGTCACCACCGAAAACTACGAAGTTTTGAACGCTGAAAATGACGCCGTCAATTCGGATATTTTTGCCATCGGCGATGCCATCGAAGTGAAAGATTTTGTCACCGGCCATCAGACTGCCATCGCATTGGCATGGCCGGCCAACCGTCAGGGTCGGGTGGTTGCGGATTACATCAATGGGAAAACCATCCGCAATGTCGGAATTCAGGGAACGGCGGTGGCGAAAGTATTCAACAAGGTCATCGCTGCGACCGGAAACAATGCTGCCCAGCTGACGATGAAAAAAATCCCCTATCAGGTGGTGGTTGCCCATCGGTCCAATCATGCTGGCTATTATCCGAACGCCACTAACATTGCACTCAAACTGCTGTATGATCCCAAAACAATGAAAATACTGGGGGCTCAGGCCGTCGGTCAGGAAGGCACTGAAAAGCGGATTGATGTCATTGCCTCCGCCATGAAAATGGGGGCCACCGTTTTGGATCTTCAGGACTTTGAGCTTTGTTATGCGCCGCCCTTCTCATCAGCAAAAGATCCGGTAAATGTTCTGGGTTATATTGCTGAAAATATCATTGATGGGGTTTACAAAACCGTTGAGTGGTATGAAATCGACGAAATCGTCGCCACTGGTGGCTTCCTGTTGGATGTCCGCTCGCCGGGTGAAGTCAGAGCTGGCGGCATTAACGGTGCAGTCAATATTGAACTGGATGCGTTACGAAACCGGATCGATGAAATTCCCATTGCCAAAGATGCCCCAATCTATGTCACCTGTCAGGTGGGTCAGCGGACCTATTATGCCATTCGTATTTTACAAGGCAACGGCTTCACTAATATTTACAATTTAGCCGGGGGCTACAGCACCTATCAAACAGCCCATTACAAATTGGCTGAACTGGATTTTACCGTCGGCGAGTGA
- a CDS encoding class I SAM-dependent methyltransferase, whose amino-acid sequence MEIDMKNENLNTQYSHWEETFSNKPQMFGTNPSEAAIKAVEIFKENGVKKILELGGGQGRDTLYFAENGFEITVVEYTSAGIQAIKKSVAEREATHLITPVFHDVRKPFPFEDETFDACYSHMLYCMALTTAELAFIAMETNRVLKPGGINIYTARNTDDADYGTGIHQGEDLYECGKFIIHFFSLEKVEKIAGSFKTIKIDQFEEGALPRKLFFVIQKKSNS is encoded by the coding sequence ATGGAAATTGATATGAAAAATGAAAACTTAAACACACAATATTCCCATTGGGAAGAAACATTCAGCAATAAACCGCAGATGTTTGGAACAAACCCGAGTGAAGCAGCAATCAAAGCTGTTGAAATCTTCAAGGAGAATGGCGTCAAGAAGATTCTCGAACTGGGCGGAGGGCAGGGTCGGGATACTCTGTATTTTGCTGAAAACGGCTTTGAAATCACCGTTGTCGAATATACGTCCGCAGGGATTCAGGCTATCAAAAAAAGTGTAGCCGAACGAGAGGCGACCCATTTGATCACACCTGTTTTTCATGATGTTCGAAAGCCTTTTCCTTTTGAGGATGAGACGTTTGATGCCTGCTATTCGCATATGCTCTATTGTATGGCACTTACAACAGCAGAACTGGCGTTCATTGCCATGGAGACCAACCGGGTGTTAAAACCTGGGGGTATCAACATCTATACGGCAAGAAATACTGATGATGCTGACTACGGTACGGGCATCCATCAGGGTGAAGATCTTTATGAGTGCGGTAAATTTATTATTCATTTCTTCAGTCTGGAAAAGGTTGAAAAAATAGCAGGTTCATTTAAAACAATAAAAATCGATCAATTTGAAGAAGGTGCACTTCCCCGAAAACTGTTTTTTGTTATCCAGAAAAAAAGTAATAGCTGA
- a CDS encoding CGGC domain-containing protein, whose translation MKVGLIRCMQTEDMCPAMTCFKVMNTKKLAFEDVEEEIEVVGVNTCGGCPGKKAVTRAAEMVKRGADTIALASCITKGNPIGFACPHAEQMKAAIEKKVGESIRIIDYTH comes from the coding sequence ATGAAAGTTGGCTTAATCAGATGTATGCAAACAGAGGATATGTGTCCTGCAATGACTTGTTTCAAAGTCATGAATACAAAGAAATTGGCTTTTGAAGACGTTGAAGAAGAAATCGAGGTAGTAGGCGTAAATACCTGCGGAGGATGCCCCGGTAAAAAAGCGGTAACACGAGCTGCAGAGATGGTTAAACGTGGTGCGGATACGATCGCTCTTGCTTCCTGTATAACAAAAGGAAATCCGATCGGCTTTGCTTGTCCTCATGCCGAACAAATGAAAGCTGCTATCGAAAAGAAAGTTGGCGAATCGATTAGAATAATTGATTATACACATTAG
- a CDS encoding 4Fe-4S binding protein gives MNVNWNKAAKWTRLLVLVGLLIWVTYESYMHQVLGGGKAPSIHALCPYGALESLYTLFLTGSFIKKIYSGTVVLLVLTVVLAVLFRRSFCGLLCPFGALQEVFAKIGQKLFKKRFIIPQKIDRFARYFKYIVLVLTVGMAWYYGSLWMAPYDPYTAYSHLSAISGSIEEDPLAIIGFALLFITIIGSLLYDRFFCKYLCPAGAFYAIIGKLSPTKVVRNDSLCVHCKKCDKSCPVNIEIEKAERITTTECINCNECVLACPSKGALEVKVAKKSVHPMVMVVLVVGLFFGTILTAQLTENFQILPLAVAQGEVIPIYEVKGYNTIEEAATLTGLSLDEVYQQLAIPKSVPKNTQFKNISALVPEYKFDEAKANAEGSQNGASSAGSSENALTAGNIDVSGIKGSMSIQQAMDSLGMASSDFYILFKIPETVPPQTLLKEISTVLPGYNFQQIKDALSVVAPTESSENTESGTVDVSGVKGTMSIQQAMDSLGMASSEFYILFKIPESVPPETILKEISAISPGYDFQQIKDSLQ, from the coding sequence ATGAATGTAAATTGGAATAAAGCAGCAAAATGGACAAGACTCCTGGTTTTGGTGGGGCTCCTCATTTGGGTTACCTATGAATCATATATGCATCAGGTTTTAGGCGGCGGAAAAGCGCCGTCAATTCATGCACTGTGTCCCTACGGTGCCTTGGAAAGTCTGTATACACTGTTCTTAACGGGTAGTTTTATCAAGAAAATTTATTCGGGTACAGTCGTTTTACTGGTATTGACAGTTGTACTGGCAGTTCTGTTTCGAAGGAGTTTTTGTGGATTGCTTTGTCCTTTTGGGGCGCTACAGGAAGTGTTTGCAAAAATCGGCCAGAAACTATTCAAAAAGCGTTTTATTATCCCCCAAAAAATTGATCGATTTGCGCGGTATTTCAAATATATCGTTCTCGTTCTTACCGTGGGAATGGCCTGGTATTATGGTTCACTCTGGATGGCACCCTATGATCCCTATACCGCGTATTCTCATTTATCCGCAATTTCCGGTTCGATTGAGGAGGACCCGTTAGCGATTATTGGTTTCGCGCTACTATTTATTACCATAATCGGATCATTGCTGTATGACCGGTTTTTCTGTAAATATTTGTGTCCAGCCGGGGCATTCTACGCAATCATCGGTAAACTGAGCCCGACTAAAGTAGTTCGTAATGATAGCCTTTGTGTACACTGCAAAAAGTGCGACAAGTCCTGTCCAGTGAACATTGAGATTGAAAAGGCAGAACGGATTACGACAACAGAGTGCATCAACTGTAACGAATGTGTTCTGGCATGCCCAAGTAAAGGCGCACTTGAGGTCAAGGTTGCCAAAAAAAGTGTCCATCCGATGGTGATGGTGGTTTTAGTTGTAGGGTTATTTTTCGGAACAATTCTCACGGCCCAGTTAACCGAAAATTTTCAAATCTTGCCATTAGCTGTTGCCCAGGGTGAAGTTATTCCCATTTATGAAGTGAAAGGTTATAACACCATTGAAGAAGCAGCGACCCTCACCGGACTGTCTTTGGATGAAGTGTACCAGCAATTGGCGATCCCCAAAAGTGTCCCTAAGAATACACAATTTAAAAACATTTCAGCGCTGGTTCCTGAATATAAATTCGATGAAGCCAAGGCAAATGCTGAGGGATCTCAAAATGGAGCATCTTCGGCAGGCTCTTCAGAAAATGCTTTAACTGCAGGCAACATCGATGTCAGTGGCATTAAGGGCTCAATGAGTATTCAACAGGCAATGGACAGTTTAGGGATGGCCTCAAGTGATTTCTATATCCTGTTTAAAATTCCCGAAACGGTTCCACCGCAAACACTTTTAAAAGAAATTTCAACTGTTTTGCCGGGCTATAATTTTCAGCAGATAAAGGATGCATTGAGTGTAGTGGCTCCTACAGAATCATCTGAGAATACTGAATCCGGCACCGTCGATGTCAGTGGTGTTAAAGGCACCATGAGCATTCAACAAGCAATGGACAGTTTAGGGATGGCATCAAGTGAGTTCTATATCCTTTTCAAAATTCCCGAATCAGTTCCACCAGAAACCATTTTAAAAGAAATTTCAGCTATTTCGCCGGGATATGATTTTCAACAGATAAAAGATTCGCTGCAATAG
- a CDS encoding ferritin family protein gives MKKLVHLVSAVMLALTLFLTTGMAMAAELPKGSAGALGDDSYTLEEMLTYAIQDEYAAQAEYSGIIDTYGAVKPYKNIVTAETKHINALIPLFGASNLAVPVNDAKAQVVIPDSLKQSYEIGINAEIQNIEMYNRFLKENLPTEVRTVFESLMNASQSHLAAFERAAKR, from the coding sequence ATGAAAAAATTAGTACATTTAGTTTCAGCAGTGATGTTGGCCTTGACCTTATTTTTAACGACTGGAATGGCGATGGCGGCAGAATTGCCCAAAGGATCAGCAGGTGCACTTGGCGATGACAGTTACACACTTGAAGAAATGCTGACCTATGCGATTCAGGACGAATATGCAGCGCAAGCGGAGTACAGTGGCATTATCGATACCTATGGCGCAGTAAAACCTTATAAGAATATTGTGACAGCAGAAACCAAACATATCAATGCTTTAATACCATTGTTTGGAGCCTCAAATCTGGCCGTGCCAGTTAATGATGCCAAAGCTCAGGTCGTGATTCCGGATTCTTTGAAACAGAGTTACGAAATAGGGATCAATGCCGAAATTCAGAATATTGAAATGTATAATCGTTTTCTAAAAGAAAACCTTCCTACTGAGGTGAGAACAGTGTTTGAATCGTTAATGAACGCTTCGCAAAGTCATCTTGCAGCGTTTGAACGGGCCGCTAAAAGGTAA
- a CDS encoding ROK family protein, with amino-acid sequence MNAYKNLETLNNRCKYIFNTIQKYGPLTKNQLFDQTQIKLTTLNRDIKTLVNRNLIGEAATAESTGGRKPALYDVNPSGFYLIGIDISRTYTQVIIANLKYKVVAEEKIEDAYQVEDVITSLPAIISDLLRRAEIEKPMIVGIGIGIVLSFDTNELYVKLSKEYGVPITIDNGANAAVIGEHLIGFGSDIKNIAYIHCGVGIRTGVISTNLLIRPNDPSEDALGHMIVDKNGDLCSCGNHGCVETCVSIAKLTQNYLKQVGPAETALFNKDLNKITYRDVCHLAKNNNPIARDLIIESALYFGIGLSNFIRFLNPQLIILSGPLIHHSQLFYDQCTKIALETCHIKDNELRFIKGGYFKEYSISIGAAVMVMQNICQ; translated from the coding sequence ATGAACGCATATAAAAATCTCGAAACATTAAATAACCGCTGTAAATACATCTTTAACACCATTCAAAAATATGGGCCTTTAACCAAAAACCAATTATTTGATCAGACCCAGATTAAATTAACAACATTGAACCGAGATATAAAAACGCTAGTCAATCGAAATTTAATTGGTGAAGCTGCAACTGCGGAATCCACCGGGGGCAGAAAACCGGCATTATATGATGTAAACCCATCTGGTTTTTATTTAATCGGGATTGATATATCCAGAACTTATACCCAGGTTATTATTGCAAATTTAAAATATAAAGTTGTCGCCGAAGAAAAAATAGAAGATGCTTATCAGGTAGAAGATGTCATCACCTCATTGCCAGCGATTATAAGTGATCTTCTCCGTCGAGCTGAAATTGAAAAGCCGATGATTGTTGGCATTGGGATCGGAATCGTTTTGAGTTTTGACACTAATGAATTATATGTAAAATTAAGTAAAGAATATGGTGTGCCAATAACCATCGATAACGGTGCTAATGCTGCTGTTATTGGTGAACATCTGATTGGATTTGGTAGTGATATAAAAAATATTGCCTACATTCACTGCGGCGTTGGGATCAGAACAGGAGTCATTTCAACGAATCTTTTGATTCGTCCCAATGATCCTTCCGAAGATGCCCTCGGTCATATGATCGTCGACAAAAATGGAGATCTGTGCTCTTGTGGAAATCATGGATGTGTGGAAACCTGTGTTTCCATTGCTAAACTAACACAAAATTATCTTAAACAAGTAGGGCCAGCGGAAACAGCCTTATTTAATAAAGATTTAAATAAAATTACTTATCGGGATGTTTGTCACTTGGCAAAAAATAATAATCCAATCGCCAGGGATCTTATTATTGAATCAGCCTTATATTTTGGAATCGGACTTTCAAATTTTATTCGATTTCTCAATCCTCAATTAATCATTTTGAGTGGTCCGCTCATTCATCATTCGCAATTATTCTATGATCAATGTACAAAAATCGCCTTGGAAACATGTCATATTAAAGATAATGAACTCAGATTTATAAAAGGTGGTTACTTTAAAGAATACTCAATTTCGATTGGCGCTGCAGTGATGGTCATGCAAAATATTTGTCAATAA